One Arthrobacter sp. StoSoilB19 DNA window includes the following coding sequences:
- a CDS encoding penicillin-binding transpeptidase domain-containing protein: MGKTTKLSLAITALIIGTSLVACDDGKSGAEAAARQLAGAVSALDVGSVAFDGKDAAAANDQLHQVFAALDPQKPEVQAGGLTLDGDKASAPLNYTWKFGDAEWKYTIAANFRKSGDKWLTVWDPAILAPGLGDSEIVTKGSQTPQRADILGAGDVPLVTYRPVVNVGIDKPQLGSADPADSAGKLAALVGVDPAAYVQQVKAAGAQAFVSAITLREEGRTITDAQIQAIPGARGIPASIPLAPSRTFARAVLGSVGEATAEQIEASDGALAPGDVTGIGGLQQQYDEQLRGSDAVVIRAQRADLTREQIQSAGTDPRRVLFQVEPKPGTPLKTTLDPRLQTLAEGILEPVGPASAIVALRPSTGAVLAAASGPGSNGYNTAMLGQYAPGSIFKMVDSLAMFRNGMTPDSTIQCTPTLTVDGRTFKNSEGYPETSLGAVTLRDAFAHSCNTAFISQRDSVSQGQLEAAATSMGVAVEAPKLGAEAFLGSVPGQAQGTEHAASMIGQGKVLLSPLAAAIMAGSVAKGAPVAAQLVLNPDAGAPAAGTTAGSTAPAADRSATAAAEAPSTASDKPITAAEAASLADMMRAVVTSGHAGFLSSVPGAPVGAKTGTAEFGTETPPKTHAWIVAVHGDLAVAVFVEDGGLGATTSGPLLKQFLTAAG; encoded by the coding sequence ATGGGGAAAACAACAAAACTTTCGCTTGCCATAACTGCGCTCATTATCGGAACCTCGCTGGTGGCCTGCGATGACGGAAAGTCCGGCGCCGAAGCCGCGGCACGGCAGCTGGCCGGCGCAGTCTCGGCGCTCGATGTAGGGTCCGTGGCTTTCGACGGCAAGGACGCCGCCGCAGCGAACGATCAGCTGCACCAGGTCTTCGCGGCCCTGGACCCGCAAAAGCCCGAGGTCCAGGCAGGCGGACTCACGCTGGACGGGGACAAGGCCTCCGCACCCCTGAACTACACCTGGAAGTTCGGCGACGCGGAATGGAAGTACACCATCGCAGCGAACTTCAGGAAGTCCGGCGATAAATGGCTCACCGTCTGGGATCCGGCCATCCTGGCACCGGGCCTCGGGGACAGCGAAATCGTGACCAAAGGATCCCAGACCCCCCAGCGCGCAGACATCCTGGGCGCCGGAGACGTCCCGCTGGTGACCTACCGCCCCGTGGTGAATGTGGGCATCGACAAGCCCCAGTTGGGCAGCGCAGACCCCGCCGATTCCGCCGGCAAACTGGCTGCCCTGGTGGGAGTGGACCCTGCCGCCTACGTGCAGCAGGTCAAGGCAGCAGGGGCCCAGGCCTTTGTTTCCGCCATCACCCTCCGCGAAGAGGGCCGGACCATCACCGATGCACAGATCCAGGCCATTCCCGGCGCCCGCGGCATCCCGGCATCCATCCCCCTGGCCCCGAGCAGGACGTTTGCCCGGGCCGTGCTCGGGTCGGTAGGGGAAGCGACGGCGGAACAAATCGAGGCGTCCGATGGCGCCCTGGCCCCCGGGGACGTCACGGGCATCGGAGGGCTCCAGCAGCAGTATGACGAACAGCTCCGCGGATCGGACGCCGTCGTCATCCGCGCGCAACGGGCCGACCTCACGCGCGAACAGATCCAATCCGCCGGCACCGACCCCCGCCGCGTCCTCTTCCAGGTGGAGCCCAAGCCCGGGACGCCGCTGAAGACCACCCTCGATCCGCGGCTGCAGACCCTGGCTGAGGGCATCCTGGAGCCGGTGGGGCCGGCGTCAGCCATCGTGGCCCTCCGACCCTCCACTGGAGCCGTGCTGGCAGCGGCTTCCGGGCCGGGCAGCAACGGCTATAACACGGCAATGCTGGGACAGTACGCCCCGGGATCGATCTTCAAGATGGTGGATTCCCTGGCCATGTTCCGGAACGGGATGACGCCCGACTCCACCATCCAGTGCACCCCCACGCTCACGGTGGACGGGCGGACCTTCAAAAACTCGGAAGGCTACCCCGAGACCTCTTTGGGCGCGGTGACCCTGCGGGACGCCTTTGCCCACTCCTGCAACACTGCCTTCATCTCCCAGCGTGACTCTGTGTCGCAGGGCCAGCTTGAAGCCGCTGCCACGTCCATGGGAGTGGCGGTGGAGGCGCCGAAACTTGGCGCCGAAGCCTTCCTGGGCTCTGTTCCAGGGCAGGCGCAGGGCACCGAACACGCAGCGTCCATGATTGGCCAGGGCAAGGTATTGCTCTCCCCGTTGGCCGCAGCAATCATGGCCGGCTCCGTGGCCAAGGGCGCCCCCGTCGCCGCGCAGCTGGTCCTCAACCCTGACGCCGGTGCGCCCGCTGCCGGAACAACGGCAGGTTCCACTGCCCCCGCGGCCGACCGGTCCGCAACCGCCGCTGCCGAGGCACCCTCCACTGCCTCGGACAAGCCGATCACGGCTGCGGAGGCGGCGTCGCTGGCAGACATGATGCGCGCCGTCGTCACGTCCGGCCACGCAGGGTTCCTGTCCAGCGTCCCCGGGGCACCGGTAGGGGCGAAGACCGGAACCGCCGAATTCGGCACCGAGACTCCGCCAAAGACGCACGCCTGGATCGTGGCCGTCCACGGGGACCTGGCCGTAGCCGTCTTCGTGGAGGACGGCGGCCTGGGCGCCACCACCTCCGGCCCGCTGCTGAAGCAGTTCCTCACCGCCGCCGGCTAG
- a CDS encoding NAD(P)/FAD-dependent oxidoreductase — protein MPDVAVVGSGPNGLSAAAVMARAGLSVEVFEAAATIGGGTRTTELMQPGHFHDVCSAVHPMAVASPFFRAFELPRRVDLITPDVSFGSPLEGGRAALAYQSMDRTVEGLGRDGPAYRRLMEPLVRHIDDVMDFTQNQLLRIPRNPLVAGVYGLRTLEQGTGLWNLRFREELAPALLSGVAAHAISHLPSLAASGAGLMLGALGHAVGWPIPRGGSASIAAALADDIRAHGGVIHTGTPIDRLEQLPATRATLLDVAPRGLLDMAGESLPGHYRRALERFRYGNGSCKVDFILSGPVPWQASGLSDAGTVHVGGTRAELARSENEVSAGRHPERPYVLVAQPSRFDAGRAPAGRHTLWTYCHVPSGSTKDMTSQVAAQLERFAPGFRDLVVESHVITAAELAEYNRNYIGGDFSAGIMDVRGLVQKPVVSPIPWRTPLLGVYLCSSSTPPGPGVTGMPGLHAATSALKDVFKLPVPDLGLS, from the coding sequence GTGCCTGATGTGGCGGTAGTAGGGTCCGGCCCCAACGGACTCTCCGCGGCAGCGGTGATGGCGCGGGCCGGCCTGTCAGTGGAGGTCTTCGAGGCCGCAGCGACGATTGGCGGCGGAACCCGGACCACGGAGTTGATGCAGCCCGGGCACTTCCATGATGTCTGCTCCGCCGTGCACCCAATGGCTGTGGCGTCCCCTTTCTTCCGCGCTTTCGAGTTGCCCCGAAGGGTGGACCTCATCACCCCGGACGTGTCCTTCGGTTCCCCGCTGGAAGGTGGCCGGGCAGCCCTGGCCTATCAATCGATGGACAGGACCGTTGAAGGACTGGGCCGGGACGGACCCGCGTACCGCCGGCTCATGGAGCCACTGGTCCGCCACATTGACGACGTCATGGACTTCACCCAAAACCAACTCCTCCGGATCCCCCGGAACCCCCTGGTGGCCGGCGTCTACGGCCTGCGGACCCTGGAACAAGGGACCGGGCTGTGGAACCTTCGGTTCCGGGAGGAACTGGCGCCGGCCCTCCTCAGCGGTGTGGCCGCCCATGCCATCTCCCACCTGCCCTCCCTCGCCGCCTCCGGAGCCGGGCTGATGCTTGGTGCCCTGGGACATGCCGTGGGGTGGCCCATCCCCCGCGGCGGTTCCGCATCCATCGCGGCAGCCCTCGCGGACGACATCCGCGCCCACGGAGGTGTCATCCACACCGGAACCCCGATTGACCGGTTGGAACAGCTTCCTGCCACCCGCGCCACGCTGCTGGACGTGGCACCCCGGGGGTTGCTGGACATGGCAGGGGAATCACTTCCCGGACATTACCGGCGGGCCCTGGAACGCTTCCGTTACGGCAATGGCTCGTGCAAGGTGGACTTCATCCTGTCCGGGCCGGTGCCGTGGCAGGCCAGCGGACTTTCCGACGCCGGCACCGTGCACGTGGGCGGCACGCGGGCCGAGCTGGCACGCTCGGAAAACGAAGTCAGTGCCGGACGCCATCCTGAACGGCCATATGTGCTCGTGGCCCAGCCGTCCCGCTTCGACGCAGGCCGCGCCCCTGCAGGCCGGCACACACTGTGGACGTACTGCCATGTTCCCTCCGGCTCGACGAAGGACATGACCAGCCAGGTTGCCGCGCAGCTGGAACGGTTCGCCCCGGGATTCCGCGATCTTGTGGTGGAATCACACGTTATCACCGCAGCGGAGTTGGCTGAATACAACCGGAACTACATTGGGGGCGATTTCAGCGCCGGCATCATGGACGTCCGGGGTCTGGTCCAGAAGCCGGTGGTGTCCCCCATCCCGTGGCGGACGCCGCTGCTGGGGGTCTACCTGTGTTCGTCGTCGACACCGCCGGGTCCCGGGGTGACGGGCATGCCCGGGCTGCATGCCGCAACGTCCGCCCTGAAGGACGTCTTCAAACTGCCGGTGCCGGACCTGGGGCTCTCATAA
- a CDS encoding glycosyltransferase 87 family protein, which translates to MHETQSPDSGRRPRIVVPSRSDALLRNFTEVIGGPLGSRTDPGVVSPGIYSVERVLIVLTALAALVGVLLKGYCRANGWETPTQFYATCYSDFPELFRNRGMAAGIFPILGSGSQFEYPVLLGLIAGVTAWLVPGGEAGARALAYFDINAVLLAAVAMATVLVTARMPGRRPWDAAMVAVAPGIVLAGTINWDLWAACLLALGMYFFARQRLVPAGVMIGLATATKLYPLLVLGAILLLAVRTGRWRPLLVAGGSAAATWLAVNLPFAAANPPGWAFFFQYSAERGAGYSSAWFAYNLVADRLGWSGLGAGAVSMFSTGFFAVACAGIAAVALTAPRRPRMAQLAFLIVAAFILTSKVYSPQYVVWLIPLLALARPRWRDFLVWQGIEALHWAAIWMYLGQVTSAGSSQHNLDMPYYVLAVAAHMAAVAYLMARVVWDIYDPAYDPIRRHHLDDPHGGPFSNAPDRIRLKLPASFRAAKAGSRA; encoded by the coding sequence ATGCACGAGACCCAGTCGCCGGACAGCGGACGACGGCCCCGAATCGTAGTGCCCAGCCGCAGCGATGCCCTGCTGCGGAATTTCACCGAGGTGATCGGCGGCCCGCTGGGATCCAGGACAGATCCCGGCGTGGTCTCCCCCGGTATCTACTCGGTGGAACGGGTGCTCATTGTCCTCACGGCCCTGGCAGCCCTGGTGGGGGTCCTGCTGAAGGGCTATTGCAGGGCCAACGGCTGGGAGACGCCCACGCAGTTCTATGCCACGTGTTACTCGGATTTCCCCGAATTGTTCCGCAACCGCGGCATGGCCGCGGGAATCTTTCCCATCCTGGGCAGCGGCAGCCAGTTCGAATACCCGGTGCTCCTTGGGCTGATCGCGGGTGTGACGGCCTGGCTGGTACCCGGCGGAGAGGCCGGTGCCCGCGCCCTGGCCTACTTTGACATCAACGCGGTGCTGCTGGCGGCGGTGGCCATGGCCACCGTGCTGGTGACAGCACGCATGCCCGGCCGCCGTCCGTGGGATGCGGCCATGGTGGCGGTGGCCCCGGGGATCGTGCTGGCCGGAACCATCAACTGGGACCTTTGGGCCGCATGCCTGCTTGCCCTGGGGATGTACTTCTTTGCCCGGCAACGGCTTGTACCCGCAGGGGTCATGATTGGCCTCGCCACGGCCACCAAGCTGTATCCGCTGCTGGTGCTGGGCGCCATCCTGCTGCTTGCAGTACGCACGGGAAGATGGCGACCGCTGCTGGTGGCCGGTGGCAGCGCGGCCGCCACCTGGCTGGCAGTGAACCTGCCGTTCGCGGCCGCCAACCCTCCCGGGTGGGCCTTCTTCTTCCAGTACAGCGCTGAGCGGGGCGCCGGGTACAGCTCAGCCTGGTTTGCCTACAACCTGGTGGCGGACAGGCTGGGCTGGTCCGGGCTTGGCGCCGGTGCCGTCAGCATGTTTTCCACCGGGTTCTTTGCCGTGGCCTGTGCAGGCATTGCCGCTGTTGCGTTGACGGCCCCCCGCCGTCCCCGCATGGCGCAGCTCGCCTTCCTGATCGTGGCGGCCTTCATCCTTACCAGCAAGGTGTATTCGCCCCAATACGTGGTGTGGCTCATTCCGCTGCTGGCCCTGGCCCGGCCGCGGTGGCGCGACTTCCTGGTCTGGCAGGGCATCGAAGCCCTGCATTGGGCTGCGATATGGATGTACCTTGGACAGGTGACCAGCGCAGGTTCCTCCCAGCACAACCTGGACATGCCCTACTACGTCCTGGCGGTGGCCGCGCATATGGCCGCGGTGGCCTATCTCATGGCACGCGTCGTCTGGGACATTTACGATCCCGCCTATGATCCCATCCGCCGCCACCACCTGGACGACCCCCACGGCGGCCCCTTCTCCAACGCGCCGGACCGGATCCGGCTCAAGCTGCCGGCTTCATTCCGCGCGGCGAAGGCGGGGTCCCGTGCCTGA
- a CDS encoding histidine phosphatase family protein, producing MTNPAFAPRPQLWILRHGETEWSKSGQYTGLTDLPLTVEGEQQAVEARKVLDGVDFDLVLTSPLRRARRTAELAGFPDARHEPLAVEWNYGDYEGISSDLIRKDNPDYLIWTHGVPNGETLDEVAARADKIIGRILESGMDNVLIVAHGHFSRILTARWLELPPTEGRHFILGTAKVCTLGWDKKTPAIVRWGL from the coding sequence GTGACCAACCCCGCCTTTGCCCCGCGCCCCCAGCTCTGGATCCTCCGCCACGGCGAAACCGAATGGTCAAAGAGCGGGCAGTACACCGGCCTCACCGATCTCCCCCTCACGGTGGAAGGCGAGCAGCAGGCCGTGGAGGCCCGCAAGGTGCTGGACGGCGTCGACTTCGACCTGGTGCTCACGTCCCCGCTGCGGCGGGCACGGCGGACAGCCGAACTCGCCGGCTTCCCCGATGCCCGGCATGAACCGCTCGCGGTCGAATGGAACTATGGCGACTACGAGGGCATCAGTTCGGACCTGATCCGCAAGGACAACCCCGACTACCTGATCTGGACCCACGGCGTGCCCAACGGGGAGACACTCGACGAGGTTGCCGCCAGGGCGGACAAGATCATCGGCCGGATCCTGGAATCCGGGATGGACAATGTGCTGATCGTGGCGCACGGGCACTTCTCCCGGATCCTCACCGCGCGCTGGCTGGAATTGCCGCCCACGGAAGGCCGGCATTTCATCCTGGGCACGGCGAAGGTCTGCACGCTTGGATGGGATAAGAAGACCCCCGCCATTGTCCGCTGGGGCCTCTAA